One window of Kryptolebias marmoratus isolate JLee-2015 linkage group LG3, ASM164957v2, whole genome shotgun sequence genomic DNA carries:
- the panx1b gene encoding pannexin-1b → MAIASVATEYVFSDFLLKDAKEAKYKGVRLDLAVDKIVTFLAVGLPLFLISLAFAQEVSVGTQISCFPPTNFSWKQAAYVDSFCWAAVQQQADSSPFWLHKFFPYILLSLAILMCIPALIWRFTAAPHLSSDLSFIMEELDRFYNRAIKLAKNLASLDDKDANQDSQSSASELAEGCFKYLLVEQYLKTKRFTHILVVKYVVCRVLTLLILLLACLYLGYYILLASLIDEFPCDLRTGVLKNNSMVPPAIQCKMVAVGVFRLLSYINLGVYMLLSPLVVYAAFGPARQSSGFLRPYELLPGFGALGVIRPVYNDLSIYLMFLQENLSELKSFKCLQVLELLQLAGDEGFDTMCLLQTLGQVKTDVLDSRKMSTKNKEVKKPEE, encoded by the exons ATGGCGATTGCCTCTGTAGCCACGGAGTACGTCTTCTCTGACTTTTTATTAAAGGATGCCAAGGAGGCGAAGTACAAAGGGGTCCGTCTGGACCTGGCTGTGGACAAAATAGTCACGTTTCTGGCGGTGGGGCTGCCTTTGTTTCTCATCTCTCTCGCTTTTGCTCAAGAGGTATCAGTAG gGACGCAGATCAGCTGCTTTCCTCCCACTAACTTTTCCTGGAAACAAGCAGCGTATGTGGACTCCTTCTGCTGGGCAGCGGTGCAGCAACAGGCGGACAGTTCACCATTTTGGCTACACAAG TTTTTTCCGTACATCCTGCTGTCTCTGGCCATCCTCATGTGTATCCCAGCCCTGATCTGGCGTTTCACGGCAGCTCCTCACCTCTCGTCTGACCTCAGCTTCATCATGGAGGAGCTGGACCGCTTTTATAACCGCGCCATCAAACTGGCCAAAAACCTGGCCTCTTTAGATGACAAGGACGCAAACCAGGACAGCCAGAG CAGTGCTTCGGAGCTGGCAGAGGGCTGCTTTAAATACCTCCTCGTGGAACAGTATTTGAAGACCAAGCGCTTCACTCACATCCTTGTTGTAAAATACGTGGTCTGTCGGGTCCTGACTCTGCTGATCCTGCTGCTGGCGTGCCTCTACCTTGGCTACTACATCCTGCTGGCGTCTCTCATTGACGAGTTTCCTTGCGACCTGCGGACGGGAGTGCTGAAGAACAACAGCATGGTGCCGCCGGCCATCCAGTGTAAGATGGTGGCGGTGGGGGTCTTCAGGCTGCTCAGCTACATCAACCTGGGCGTCTACATGCTTCTTTCTCCGCTGGTGGTGTACGCAGCTTTCGGACCGGCTCGGCAGAGCTCCGGCTTCCTTCGGCCTTACGAGTTACTTCCTGGATTCGGTGCTTTGGGTGTGATCAGACCCGTCTACAACGACCTCAGTATCTATCTAATGTTCCTGCAAGAGAACCTGAGTGAACTGAAGTCATTTAAGTGTCTGCAG GTGCTGGAGTTGCTGCAGCTGGCTGGAGATGAGGGGTTTGACACCATGTGTCTGCTGCAAACCCTGGGCCAGGTGAAGACCGACGTCTTAGACAGTCGGAAGATgtccacaaaaaataaagaagtaaagAAACCAGAAGAATAA